AAATGACAATCCATAGTTAAGTCGAAGCCAGTTGGAATTTCTGAATACCCTTGTCCGCCATTGGAAACCCATTTCAAAAAACCGACTCCCTCCAATTTTGTACGGGGAATCATCCAAGGATTGTCCTTCAATCAATGCATTGTTAAAACCTATCGCAAAAACAAAATCAGAGTAGGTTCTACGATCGTACTTAACAGGCCTGTCCCAATCCTTGTCCTTAAAACGAATTCCCAAAATTCGATAATCCTCATCATCGCCATCGGTGAAATCTATAATCATGGTGTTTTCCCCTTCCAAAATGGCATCATCCGTTAGCTCTTGATTTCTCTCTAAAAGGGCAATCCTGTTGTTAATAATGGCCAATCTGTTCTCAATGTTCAACGCCCTTTTTCGTGCGGCTTCCTCCTTAAGTATTTGGGCTTCATTTTCGGTGATAAGACCTTTTTCCAAGCGTTCGTGAATGGCTTTGACTTCCTCTTTTAAAGCTTTCTTTTCCTGTTTGGAAACCTCCTCCTTTTGCCGCTCCAATACCCTGATTTTCCTTTGAACGGAACTGTCCTGTGCATAAGCGTTCGAGATGGATGAAGCAATAAAAAGCAATAAAAGGAATACAGTAATTTTTTTCATGATTGTTTTTTGATTTTGGTCCGCCCTTGAACAGCCCCTCGTTACCGAGGGGCGTGAATAAGGATTGGTTTGATTGATGAATATTAATTATTACGATCGGCCACTGCCGTGCGTAGCTTAAAGAAACCTTCTTTTAATTTTATAAACAATGGGTTGCGGGCATCATCGTACAGTTCCATCTCCACTTCATTTAAAAGTGCCACAGCATCCACCTTTCCATCTTCTTTAAAAACTTTGGTGGCCAAAAGTTCTCTCTGTGCGACCATGAGCAATGAATCTATCTCTGCATCAGAAACGGTAATGGCGTTATTTTCCATATCGTTTACCTGGGCCAGTACTTCTTCCAGTTTATCCTCGATGATCTTATCTTTTAAAGGCACTTCCAGGACCTTCTCCTTCGGAGTTTCCTTTAGTGCTACCAACTCAACCGTTGTGTTGTTGTTTTGATGCGATATTTCCTTAATTGCCATTCCCGATTCCGGGACCTTATTTTCAACACCTGGCTTTTCTTCTCCCACAGAGACAATGGCTTTATTTTCGGGGGGTGTTCCAAGTTCGTTTTCACTGTTGTTGACCGTAGTATTTTTCCCTTCCACCAAAACACTGTTCCCACTGCCCTCCAAAGGCTCCTTATTATTGATCAAAACTCCCAGGGACAATACAACCAAAGCAGCAAAGCCCGCGGCCACCATCCACCAATATGTTTTATTTGCTGATGTCCTGGTTTCCGTACCCAAACCCTCGGAAATCCTATTCCAAGCCCTGGGCGAAGGCGCAATTTCCCGCTTCTCCAGTTTTTGTTTTATATGTTTTTCCAACTTATCCATGCCTGTACTATTTGTTCTTGGACCGTAAATGGGTCGATAATCCTTTTAATTTTAAGTTTTCCTGTAACAATTTCCTTGCCTTAAACAATTGGGATTTGGACGTTCCTTCCGAAATGTTCAGCATGTCCGCTATTTCATGGTGTTTGTATCCTTCAACGGCATAGAGCACGAAAACCATTTTATATCCTTCTGGTAATGCATCTATCAACCTTTGAATGTATTCCACGTCCATTAAGGATGCATCTGAATGGGAATCCATTTGATTTAAATCCACCATCTCATCATCATACACCACAAATTGCCGTTTTCTTAGGTGGGAGATACTTTCCCTCACCATAATCTTTCGAATCCAGCCCTCAAAACTGCCCCGGTGCTCAAAAGCATCAAGATTCTTAAAAGCTTTTACAAATCCGTTCACCATAACATCTTCGGCGTAATGCAAATCTTTGATATACTGACGGCAAACACTTAGCATTTTGGGGGCAAACCTATCATAAATGGCCTTTTGCGCCCCTTGACTCCCGGCAATGGCCCGTTTTATCAATTGCTTTTCATTACTATAAAAAGAGATGACTTTCAATGGTTCTCGATTTGTCTTCTATTAGTACAGACGTCAGTAGTTTATAAACGGTTGCCCAAATTTCAAAAAAAACTACTTTTTTCGGTCAACAACATAGTTCACCATAAGGGTAAGCGCTGCTTTGTAATCCGAATTTGGGTAGTTGTTGAGGATTTCCAAAGCTTCATCCTTAAATTCCATCATTTTGGAAACCGCATAATCCAACCCTCCCATTTCCTTGACATAGGCAATCACTTCTTTGACCCGTTTTTTGTCCTTATTGTGATTTTTAATGGAATTGATGAGCCACTTTCTATTTGCTTTATCGCTTCGATTTAAGGCATAAATCAAAGGAAGGGTCATTTTTTGTTCTTTAATGTCTATTCCGGTAGGTTTACCTATTTGCTCGGTTCCGTAATCAAATAGGTCGTCCTTTATCTGGAATGCCATGCCACACAATTCACCAAACTTCCTAAAGATCCCCACTTCTTCGGAATTAGGTCTTACGGAAGCGGCACCCATGCTACAGCAAGCGGCGATCAATGTTGCGGTCTTCTGTCTTATGATATCATAGTAGACTTCCTCCGTGATATCCAAAAGCCGGGCCTTTTCAATTTGTAAGAGCTCCCCTTCGCTCATGGATTTAACCGAATCCGATATAATTTGAAGCAGGTCATAATCCCCTTTTTCCAGGGAAACCAATAGCCCTTTTGAAAAGAGGTAATCCCCAACCAAAACCGCAATTTTATTTTTCCATAGGGCATTTATCGAAAAAAACCCACGACGCTTATAGCTTTCGTCCACCACATCATCATGTACCAGACTGGCCGTGTGTATCAGCTCTATAATGGAAGCTCCCGTATAGGTCCGTTCAGCGACTTCGCCTTGGTTCAGCATTTTTGCCGTTAAAAAAACGAACATGGGACGCATCTGTTTTCCCTTCCTGTTTACAATATAATAGGTAATACGATTGAGCAAGGCCACTTTAGAAGACATGGACTCATAAAACTTTTGTTCAAAAAGTTCCATTTCCCGTTCTATAGGCTCCCGTATTTGCGATACGATTTTCCGAGACACGTACTACTATATTTTACACAGAAAATCAAAAGTATGGAAAAGCCGAATGTTTTATGGGCATTATGCATAGATTTCGACTTTTGATGGAAAACCATGGACAATACGTAAAAGCAAAGCTTTTAAACTTAGCCTTTATTGGCCAATTGGCCACAGGCCGCATCAATATCCTTTCCCCTTGATCTTCGTATGGTTACCGTTATATGATTTTTCTCCAAAGTATGCACATACCGTTGAATTGCCTCTTCGGATGCTTGGGAAAACTCCCCATCATCAATAGGATTATACTCAATAAGATTGACTTTTGAAGGTGCAAAACGACAAAACTTCACCAGGGCATCAACATCTTTTTGGGTATCGTTGATGCCTTCCCAAACCACATACTCATAGGTAATCCTCTTTTTTGTTTTTTGGTACCAGTACTGTAGGGACTCCCTTAAATCCGAAAGTGGAAAAGTGGCATTAAAGGGCATAATGGAGGTGCGCAGTTCATCTATGGCGGAATGTAGGGAGACCGCCAAATTAAATTTTACCCCTTCGTCGGCCATTTTTTTAATCATCTTTGGAACACCAGAGGTAGAAACCGTGATTCTTTTTGGGGACATTCCAAGACCATCCGGGGAGGTAATCTTATCAATGGCCTTCAATACATTGTTGTAATTCATTAAGGGTTCCCCCATCCCCATAAAAACAATATTGCTCAAAGGCCTATCAAAATACAGTTTGCTTTGATTGTCAATAGCGACCACTTGATCATAGATTTCATCCGGGTTAAGGTTCCGCATACGCTTTAAACGCGCAGTGGCACAAAATTTACAATCCAAACTGCAGCCTACTTGACTGGAAACACAGGCTGTTGTCCTTGTATCGGTTGGAATAAGGACGGACTCCACCACCAAATCGTCATGCAACTGTACGGCATTCTTAATGGTGCCATCATTGCTTCGTTGCATCTGGTCCACCCGAATATGATTGATAACGAAATAATCCTCCAACATTTGCCGGGTTTCCTTGGAGAGATTGGTCATTCCATCAAAGGAATAGGCCGATTTTTGCCAGAGCCATTCGTATACCTGATTTCCGCGAAATGCCTTATCCCCTTTTGAAACAAAGAAATGCCGTAGCTGTTCCCTGGTCAATGCGCGTATATCTTTTTTGGTTTCTGGCATAGGGGCAAAGTTAGAAAAGAAAAATCCCGATCGCATATCGGGATTTTTTTATTGTCCGGTTCACAATAGCACTGGAAACCATGCTGTTTTACCTTATAGAATCAGCATGGCATCGCCATAGGAATAAAATCGGTACTGCTCCAAAATGGCCTGTTTGTAGGCTTTCTTCATTAAATCGTGCCCAACAAAAGCTGAAATCATCATCAATAAAGTCGACTTTGGCAAATGGAAATTGGTGATCATACAATCGGCAATACTAAAATCGTACGGAGGGAAAATAAACTTATTGGTCCACCCCTCAAAGGTATTTAAAGTGCGTTCTGAGGAAACTGCGCTCTCCAATCCACGCATAACGGTGGTTCCTACGGCACAAACCTTCTTTTTATTGGCCTTGGCATTATTTACCACCTCAGTGGCCTTCTCATCGATCACCAATTCCTCACTGTCCATTTTGTGCTTGGAAAGGTCTTCTACCTCAACCGGATTAAAAGTACCCAAACCTACGTGCAAGGTTACCTCGGCAAAATCCACACCTTTGATCTCCAGCCGTTTCAATAGGTGCTTGGAAAAGTGAAGGCCTGCTGTTGGAGCTGCCACGGCACCCTCGTGCTTGGCATATATGGTCTGATAGCGCTCCTCATCCTCAGGGGTGACCTCCCTTTTGATGTACTTGGGCAATGGGGTTTCCCCAAGCTCACGCAGTTTTCTCCTGAAGTCGGTGTAGGAACCATCATAGAGAAAACGTAGGGTCCTCCCACGGGAAGTGGTATTATCTATGACCTCTGCCACCAAACTTTCATCGTCCCCAAAGTAGAGTTTGTTGCCAATCCTTATTTTACGTGCCGGATCGACCAACACATCCCAAAGTCTTTGTTCATCATTCAATTCGCGTAACAAGAATACTTCAATTCGCGCCCCGGTCTTTTCCTTATTTCCATAAAGCCTTGCAGGAAATACCTTGGTATTGTTAAGGACCATTACATCGCCCTCATCAAAATACTCGATAAGGTCCTTGAACATTCTATGTTCAATTTTCCCGGTTTCCCTATGGATAACCATTAATCTGGATTCATCTCTATTTTCTGCTGGATACTCTGCCAAAAGCTCCTTAGGGAGCTCAAAATTGAAGTTGGACAATTTCATCTTATCGAATGATTTTTTTTAAGGAGCGCAAATATACAATCTGGCCTAAGGCGTTGTCAAGTAAAACCCGTATTAATTCCTTAGGCATGGGAAACTTTAAAGCCTACTTTTTTCATATGGTTCCAAAAATCCGGATAGGATTTTGAAACCACACCGGCATCGTTCACCATTAAATCAATCTTCAATGCCAAAGGGGCAAAGGCCATGGCCATTCTATGATCGTTATAGGTATCCACTGCTACATTTTCATTTAGTTGGGAAGTGGTCTGCAATGCTAAACTTTCGTGGTCTATGACAACTGATGCACCAAACTTTTCAAGTTCTGTTTTCATGGCTGCCAAACGATCCGTCTCTTTAATGGGCAAGGTATGAAGGCCCGTTAAACGGCATTCCATTCCAAGACCAAAACAGGTCACGGCAATGGTCTGTGCAATATCCGGTGCGTTGGAAAGATCGTAATGCAGGGGTTTTGGTGTATGCTTTTGTGTTTTTTTAAGGACAATTGAATTACGGGCAAAATCGGTATCCACTCCAAAGTCCTTATAGATTTCCGAAAGTACGCTATCACCCTGGAGGGAATTGCGTTTGTAGGACGACAGTTTTATTTCTGAACCCAATGCTGCCAATGCAGCGATACTGTAGTAGTAGCTTGCCGCACTCCAATCCGATTCCACCACAAGATTTAAGGGCCCAATTTTAGGTTGGGGATGGATTCTTATTTGATTCCCCTGGAAGGATGTCCCTACCCCAAGTTCCTTTAAGAGGCCAAGCGTCATTTTTATGTACGGTACGGAAGTAATTTTCCCTATCAAATCGATAGTCAATCCATTTTCCAAACTTGGCGCCACAAGACATAGGGATGAGATGTACTGGCTACTGATATCGGCGGGTAGGCCAACCATGGATTCCTTTATTTTTTTGCCCTTGATTTTCAAGGGTGGATATCCTTCATTTTCCTGGTATTCAATATCGGCCCCCAACCCTTTCAATGCATCGACCAATACCTTTATAGGTCGCTGCTTCATACGCTTAGAACCGGTCAATAGCACTTCTTTTCCTTCTTGGGAAGCAAAGTAGGAGGTCAAAAAACGCATTGCGGTGCCTGCATGGTGAATGTCCACCACCCCTTTGGAAATTGCCAACCCTTTTTGCATTACTTCCGCATCATCGGAATTAGACCCGTTCTCAATCCCTAAATTTGGGAACAAGGCCTGTAACAGCAAAAGGCGATTGGTTTCGCTTTTAGATCCCGTTATGGCAATTTCTGAGTCAAGGACAGTATTGGAAGGTGCTGAGAGATGGAGTTTCAAATTGGACCTTTTATTGGATTAAACAAAAGCCCAAATATAGATTTATTTGAGCTTTTGATTGTTATGGTGCCTATCGTGATCTCTATTGGTCTTGATTTCCAATTTTTTTTCAAAGGATTGTTGCAAATCCACCCCAGTCTGGTTGGCTAGACAGAGTACCACAAAAAGGACATCGGCCAATTCTTCTCCTAAATCCTTGTCCTTGTCCGATTCTTTTTCACTCTGCTCTCCATATCTCCGGGCAATGATACGCGCGACCTCGCCTACTTCCTCCGTTAGTTGGGCCATATTGGTAAGTTCGTTGAAATAACGGACGCCGTGGGCCTTTATCCACGCGTCCACAGCTTTTTGCGCATTTTGGATGTTCATTGTTCCATTTTTGACAAATGTATGAAGTAGGACAGAACTATACCCTCTCCAAAACGATATAGGACTGGTTTTGGATTTCTACGGCTTTTCCAAAGAATGTTTTAATAAGTTCATAGGCCTTACTATTGATTTGGGTTGCATTTAACGAAAACTCAAAGGATACACTGACCCTTCCAAATTCTTCGCTACTATCCAATTTTAGAAGACCCGCCTCCCCCGGTAATTGCAGGCCCATTTTTTCCGGTAGGCTCTTGACCTTATAACCCTCGGGAACAGCCATGGACAGGGCAAACTCATATTTTCTGGGGTAACCGAAATCTACGGGATAGTTTCGTTCCTCCGCTTTAAAAGGATTCTCATCAAAAAACCTTATTAGGAATGGATTAACAAAAATTTCCTGCTCTTTAAAGATATCCTCCAACTCAAATTTAAATTGTTGGATAAGTCTTTTTTCATTTGAGTTTTGCTCGTTTATTACGTGGTCGGTGATAAAAATATCGTCCTCAAAATTGCCTTCCGCTTCCGAAACATAGGTATCTTCATCCATTTCACTTAACTTCTTACGTTGGCGGATACTTTCATAACCCGTGCTGATATCGTTGAACCCCCCTTTTGCAATTCCATTTTCCAGATCATAACTGATCTGTGCCCTAATGACCCTTTTGTTATCTACTTCCGGCACTATGTTTTGCCAATAGCTTTCACTATCAAAATCCATGACACGACCATAATAGTTGAGACATCGATAGGGCAACATCCCAAAAGGAACAAATTTATCCGTGGCATCCAATAAATAGTCTTGTCCCTCTATGGTGGCTTTGGCCAAAATGTAATTGAAATCCGATATGACCGGATGTGTCTTTTTTGGCAATCCATGATTACGGGTGCTGGACATCATCATTTTGGTCTCAATTCCTGCTGCATTAAGAAGATTGATGAGCGTAATGTTAATTTCCGCAATGCTTCCTTTACCTTCCTCAAAGGCTTTTTTGACCTTGTTATCCCGCCAAAGTCTATATTTTTTATTCCATGTATAATGGTTTTGAACAAAAGAATAGATGTTTTTGGCCCTTTCCATAGGCGTCCCTTGGGTCAATAATTCCGCAGGAACATTTTTTTCGAAAAAATTCTTTTTGCGCAGTTGTTGGCCTATATTTTTTTCGGTCCTAAATTCCTCGTCCACATCTTTCCAGGTTTTGGTGAACTTTCTTTTTGCCCCTTTAAAAGTGGTATATTGGGATAGTTGGAACTCCAGGTTTGAGCGATAGTTGCTGCTTGAAAGCATAAATGCTTCCGATTCCTTAAAAGCAGGAACATCCTGCATGGCATATTTGAGGACCTCGCATGAAGCTTCATTCGGAACCCATGAAACGGAAAAGCAGTTCTTTTCAACTTTGGCGTCGTTAAGATCGAGTTTGATACTCCCTATTAAAGTTCTATTGTAGACCCAATTACCCGGTATTTTGGCATTGTATTCCGTGTAGACTTTTGGAATGTCGGCCTGAAATTTCCAACCGGAAAGATTGAAAAAGAAAGGGGATTCCACCTCATAGGTATACTCCAGAATTGAGCCCACGGATATCTTGGGAAAAGTGAACTTTTTGGCAGACCATCTTTCAGAAAGGTCCACATCATATACTTGGGATTTTTTTACATAGTCCTTCACGATCCCGTTATGGGTCAATGCCACTATTTTCTCCACCTTTTCCGTTAGATCTTCATTGTGGTAATAGGGTATTTCTATGGTAGCATGGTCAAAACCTTCCTTTTTTAGGATTTTGACCTTTGCATGGTATCGGGTGATCAATCGAATGTAGCGTCCCCTTTCTTGAAAGAAATTCTCCCCTTTTTCAAAGAGATAGACCGCATTGGCAGTAGTATCCTTATCAAAACGGATAAACTCTTTTTCCGCTTTGGACAGCATCCCAAATGTAGTACTGGATTGGCCGAACAAGGCCGTACAGGACAATAGTACAAAAACAACCGATATTCTCATTGGTCGCTCTATTATACTTTTTTTATCAAAACTACTTTTTCGTTGAGCTTGTTGACCATTTGTTTGAAAAATTCCTTTAAGGATTGGTATTCATTCGCAGGAAAAATAGCCCTGTTTATCTTTACATCTTTTACTATCTGCAGACCTGCGGGCGTTTCTTGCACCATATAGGTAAACAGACCGTAGCCATTTGGCAGGGCCAGTTTCATGGCTTCTGGCTTTGATTCCAAAATGTACCCAGGTGGATATTTTATCATTACTATGCATTTATCCTCCCACGGGGTCACAAAATCAATAGGATATACCCGCTCATCCAGTTTAAAAGGGTTTTCGTCCTCTGTCTCGAACAACATGGGGCTGAAATACATCCTGTTATTGACAATATCCACAACCCCATCATGTACTATTTCATAGCTTTCCTGAATATCCTTTCCTATGATTTCGTGATTTTTTATGGTATATCCATCTATTTGTGCACCACCCTTTTTATATTCTAAATCCTCTAAATACGTTTCCTCTTCCTGGCCAAGATATTTGTTTCTGAACCTATAAGCAGCGTAACCGGAATACATGTTGCGTATACGCCCTTCAACACTGCCTTCCCCGGTAATATTGACCATTATTTGTTCTGAATTGAAAGCCTTTTCACGGGCATTCATATCTATCGATGAGGACATTCCATTCTCTCCAATGACAAGCCCCATCCAATTCAGTGCCCTAGTGGGCAAAAGATTGGGCTGAGCAAACTTATTGGTAGCATCCATTAGTACGGTTTGCCCATCAATATTGGCCGAAGCCACCACATAATTAAAGCCTTCCCGGGTAGGAAACATGGGTACGCCATTATCCCTGGTACTGACCAAAACGGGATTGGCCTTTACACCAGATTCCTTTAGCATGGCAACTAACAATAAATTGATATCGGCCACATTTCCCATCTTTTCCGCATAGGCTTTTTTAATGCCGAGATCTGTGTACTTTCCAAAATAAGAATTCCAGTTCATGTGGTTACGTACATGATCAAATATCCGCACCAATTTTTCCTTATCATTGGTGGTCCCTTCAATCACGGTTGCCAAATCTTCCTTAAAAAATCTCCGTTGGTTCAATTGTCGGCCAAAATTGTCGCTATCATAGATTTTCCTTGCGACCTCTTCCCATGTGGTAGCATAAGGTTTCATGGGTTCATTGGGGTAGTTAATGTACTTTAGCTCATAATCTATGGCCGTACGGTAATTCTCCATGCTATTGACGTAAGGCTCCTCTACCAAAGCGGGCACCTTCCTCATTACCACTGTGGATATGTTCTTGGTAAATGTTAGGGACTGCTGCCTGTAAGAGGTGTTCACCATGTGACTCCCTTCGCGTGATTTATTGGTATAATTGATCTGGCCCTGTTCCGTACTTTGATTGGGGTGGACTTCCAAATACCCCTTCATTTTTGGAGTAAAGACAAAATATTCGGGAATCGATACTTTTATTTCCTGGTATTGGATTGGAATATCATACTGAAGGGAAATCTCATCTATGGTGGTCACATAGGGTGAAGTTAAGGTATATTGGTATTCAATTATACTGCCTTCGGTTACATTGGGCATGGTAAAACTGACCTCGTTATGGTATTTTGAAACCTCTTTGGTATACGTATCGGAACCTTTAACTTTAGAATCCTCTATCTTTCCATTTACTATGTTATAGGTAAAGGCCTTTAGTCCCGAAAACTTTTCCCTATCTCCGCCTGCCTTACCACCAGTGTAGAGCCGTTCGTTTATGGTTGCATGCCCAAACCCCTCTTTTTTATAGATTTTTACACGCTCATGTATATCGGTCCTAAGTTCAAAACCCTGGCCCTGTGAGTAATGAAAATATACACGGACCCTTCTGTACAGCACGGTGGCAGAAGCCGTGGTATCTTCTGGATATTGTTTTTGTTGCAATTCTTCCTTGGATACTCTTCCAAATTTAACCTCCTGGCCAAGGACACTTGAAAAAGCCATAACGAGTACGGCCCAATAAAACATTTTTTTCATGGTTACGATTAATTTGATCATTTTTGGAGCAATACGAGTTTCGATTGGTCACTCTTTGTCACTTTTTGCCGAAACTGTCTGTAGGCGGCATATTCTTCTTTTGGGTACCTCCCTTTTTTTATCAATAGTGCCCTGGTGACGACAATATGACCTGTATCTTTTAATTTATACGATATATCATATGACCCAAACTTGTTCTGTATACTTACTGCATTGGGCATGCCCTCTATGGTGTACCCTTTGGGAAGTGTTAATTCCATTGCGCTTTCTTCTTGAAAGCCCCTAATCACCTCGAAAGGCAATCGACGGTTTCGGTATCTTTTGGGAACAAAAGTATTCTGGGCAAAAACATTGGGCATCATAAAAAGTCTATCCCCGTTATGACTTGCATAATTTTCGGCCATAACCTTAAGCGACTCGGAAAACTGGATCTTATCCCGATCATTGTCAAAAGACATTGCAACAATGGCCAGCCCATTTATAGATCCCCATTCTTTTTTATAGTAATCTTCCTGGTCTTTTGTTTTTTCATCCTTTATCCAATAGATGTTATCATAATCGATTCCCATGGATATGCGGGTCAATTCCCCCGTTAGACCTCCCGAAGGTGAAATCCCACATTTGGCCTCAATACTAGTTTTGTTCTGTTCATTGCTGTACGATGGAGTCTTTACAATTTTTCCATTATTTGGTGAAATTTCGAACACATATCGATCATCGGTAAAGTCGCCCAAAAAACCAAAGGGCATGGTCTGGCTGGTACATTCCAACCAAACAGGCTCTTTCCCTTCTTGGGGAATGTTAAGGATAACATGATTGGATTGCCCTACGAAACTGGGAAAGTCTTTGTCTATATCACCTTGATATTCCGATTTTGCAAAAACGCGCACGTAATTGGCCTGAACTCCAACGGCCTTCAGCAAAGCCTTGGTGTAATTGGTAAGCCCTTTACAATCACCATATTTTACCTTGTCGACCTCTAAGGCGCTTATGGGCCTTAAACCACCTATACCCTCTTGAACACTGATGTACCGAGTATTCTTTTGCACATAATCATATACAATTTTTGCTTTTTCGATGGGATCTTGAACCCCTCTTGTCAAAGACTTGATTTTTTGAACGGTAGTTCCAGGGAGTTCGTCACGGCCTTGTATCAGGTTTTTATACATCCATTTGCCCAAGGATTCCCAATCGCCATTATTCCCTTGGTAACCTTCATAGTAAAATTGCTTGGGGGCAAGCATTAACTTGGGTGCCCAATATCTAAAATTCGGGGCAAGTTGTTCATATTTTACGGCACCAATAGCGTTGGCCTCAAATTTTAGATAATTTTCTTTTCGGTCGGTTTTTATGCCATACCCCTCAAAATTCAGGGCCTTTTCAATCAAACCACCCGTGGCATTACCAAATTGAATCTCGTAAATACTTTTTTCCGTACTTACTTCGTAGTCTTTAATTGGATACCAAAACGGTAAATAGGCGGTATTGGCGGATGTTGACTCGTAGGTGTACTCAACAGTATACGGGTAGTCAATTGGGGTATACTCCATATAAAGTACCCTACTATCTTCATAAAGCGAAAACCCACTTACCGCAGAGACATCGGTAAAATCGGATTTTTTATAGGTTTTTATTTTGTTCCCAAACTTATCATATACCACTGCAGAAATCTTTCGAATGCGTTCCGAACCATCATAATGGGCATAGGCACCTACGTCGGAATTTCCTTTCTTGTTCAAGACCGTGACCACTTTTTTATACGTCACATTCATCTCTTTTATATGGGGGATATCCACCAATTTATGCTCAATTCTAACAACGGCATTGGCCCCTTTAGTCAGTGCTTCCGGAATACTGGATATACTATAATCAAGGGATTGGGAACATAGAAAAAGTGGGACAAGAATCATCCCGATTAACAATCGCATAAGAGTTTGGTTAGGTAGGTTAATTATTGATATTCAAAAACAGTCAAAGATACTAATACTATTCGCGATTCTTGGAATCTATGACAATTGTCACTGGACCATCATTTAATAACTCCACCTTCATATCGGCCCCAAAAACTCCCGTTCCCACCGATTTTCCCAAATCCCGCTCTATTTGGGACACCAATTGTTCGTATAATGGAATTGCAATGGGCGGCTTTGCCGCTTTTATATAAGAAGGGCGATTTCCTTTTTTGGTGGAAGCATGTAAGGTAAACTGGCTTACCACGATAATATCTCCATTTTGGTCGATCAGGGAACGGTTCATTACCCCCTCACGATCATTAAAAATCCTGAGGTTCACTATTTTTTTGGAAAGCCATACAATATCCTCTTGGTTATCGGCATTTTCAACACCCAATAATACCAAAAGTCCATTTTGGATTTCGGAAACCTTTTCCCCTTCCACAGTAACACTTGCCCTGGATACCCGTTGAACTACTGCACGCATTACTTTTCCTTATAAATATCCATTCGGTAGTTTTCTTCAACATCTTCCTCCAACATCTGCACGTAACTTCG
The sequence above is a segment of the Muricauda sp. SCSIO 64092 genome. Coding sequences within it:
- a CDS encoding DUF3857 domain-containing protein — translated: MRISVVFVLLSCTALFGQSSTTFGMLSKAEKEFIRFDKDTTANAVYLFEKGENFFQERGRYIRLITRYHAKVKILKKEGFDHATIEIPYYHNEDLTEKVEKIVALTHNGIVKDYVKKSQVYDVDLSERWSAKKFTFPKISVGSILEYTYEVESPFFFNLSGWKFQADIPKVYTEYNAKIPGNWVYNRTLIGSIKLDLNDAKVEKNCFSVSWVPNEASCEVLKYAMQDVPAFKESEAFMLSSSNYRSNLEFQLSQYTTFKGAKRKFTKTWKDVDEEFRTEKNIGQQLRKKNFFEKNVPAELLTQGTPMERAKNIYSFVQNHYTWNKKYRLWRDNKVKKAFEEGKGSIAEINITLINLLNAAGIETKMMMSSTRNHGLPKKTHPVISDFNYILAKATIEGQDYLLDATDKFVPFGMLPYRCLNYYGRVMDFDSESYWQNIVPEVDNKRVIRAQISYDLENGIAKGGFNDISTGYESIRQRKKLSEMDEDTYVSEAEGNFEDDIFITDHVINEQNSNEKRLIQQFKFELEDIFKEQEIFVNPFLIRFFDENPFKAEERNYPVDFGYPRKYEFALSMAVPEGYKVKSLPEKMGLQLPGEAGLLKLDSSEEFGRVSVSFEFSLNATQINSKAYELIKTFFGKAVEIQNQSYIVLERV
- a CDS encoding transglutaminase domain-containing protein; the encoded protein is MKKMFYWAVLVMAFSSVLGQEVKFGRVSKEELQQKQYPEDTTASATVLYRRVRVYFHYSQGQGFELRTDIHERVKIYKKEGFGHATINERLYTGGKAGGDREKFSGLKAFTYNIVNGKIEDSKVKGSDTYTKEVSKYHNEVSFTMPNVTEGSIIEYQYTLTSPYVTTIDEISLQYDIPIQYQEIKVSIPEYFVFTPKMKGYLEVHPNQSTEQGQINYTNKSREGSHMVNTSYRQQSLTFTKNISTVVMRKVPALVEEPYVNSMENYRTAIDYELKYINYPNEPMKPYATTWEEVARKIYDSDNFGRQLNQRRFFKEDLATVIEGTTNDKEKLVRIFDHVRNHMNWNSYFGKYTDLGIKKAYAEKMGNVADINLLLVAMLKESGVKANPVLVSTRDNGVPMFPTREGFNYVVASANIDGQTVLMDATNKFAQPNLLPTRALNWMGLVIGENGMSSSIDMNAREKAFNSEQIMVNITGEGSVEGRIRNMYSGYAAYRFRNKYLGQEEETYLEDLEYKKGGAQIDGYTIKNHEIIGKDIQESYEIVHDGVVDIVNNRMYFSPMLFETEDENPFKLDERVYPIDFVTPWEDKCIVMIKYPPGYILESKPEAMKLALPNGYGLFTYMVQETPAGLQIVKDVKINRAIFPANEYQSLKEFFKQMVNKLNEKVVLIKKV
- a CDS encoding DUF3857 domain-containing protein; protein product: MRLLIGMILVPLFLCSQSLDYSISSIPEALTKGANAVVRIEHKLVDIPHIKEMNVTYKKVVTVLNKKGNSDVGAYAHYDGSERIRKISAVVYDKFGNKIKTYKKSDFTDVSAVSGFSLYEDSRVLYMEYTPIDYPYTVEYTYESTSANTAYLPFWYPIKDYEVSTEKSIYEIQFGNATGGLIEKALNFEGYGIKTDRKENYLKFEANAIGAVKYEQLAPNFRYWAPKLMLAPKQFYYEGYQGNNGDWESLGKWMYKNLIQGRDELPGTTVQKIKSLTRGVQDPIEKAKIVYDYVQKNTRYISVQEGIGGLRPISALEVDKVKYGDCKGLTNYTKALLKAVGVQANYVRVFAKSEYQGDIDKDFPSFVGQSNHVILNIPQEGKEPVWLECTSQTMPFGFLGDFTDDRYVFEISPNNGKIVKTPSYSNEQNKTSIEAKCGISPSGGLTGELTRISMGIDYDNIYWIKDEKTKDQEDYYKKEWGSINGLAIVAMSFDNDRDKIQFSESLKVMAENYASHNGDRLFMMPNVFAQNTFVPKRYRNRRLPFEVIRGFQEESAMELTLPKGYTIEGMPNAVSIQNKFGSYDISYKLKDTGHIVVTRALLIKKGRYPKEEYAAYRQFRQKVTKSDQSKLVLLQK
- the dtd gene encoding D-aminoacyl-tRNA deacylase: MRAVVQRVSRASVTVEGEKVSEIQNGLLVLLGVENADNQEDIVWLSKKIVNLRIFNDREGVMNRSLIDQNGDIIVVSQFTLHASTKKGNRPSYIKAAKPPIAIPLYEQLVSQIERDLGKSVGTGVFGADMKVELLNDGPVTIVIDSKNRE